A region from the Lycium barbarum isolate Lr01 chromosome 8, ASM1917538v2, whole genome shotgun sequence genome encodes:
- the LOC132606564 gene encoding cyclase-associated protein 1-like, whose translation MDEKLIQRLESAVSRLESLSVGGGAPVGDGGDAAALDPSIIAFDDLRSQFVGRVRSAAEKIGGQVLDVTKIVEEAFQAQRQLLIKIKETQKPDMSGLAEFLKPLNDVIVKATKMTEGRRSDFFNHLKAAVDSLTALAWIAYTGKDCGLSMPIAHVEESWQMAEFYNNKVLVEFRNKDPNHVEWAKALKELYLPGLRDYVKSHYPLGPVWSATGKVAVSAPPKSPAPSRPMPPPPPPASLFSSESPQASSSRPKKGMAAVFDEINSGKPVTGGLRKVTDDMKTKNRTDRTGVISAGEKEGRVSSPSFSKAGPPKLELQMGRKWVVENQIGRKNLVIDDCDAKQSVYIFGCKDSVLQIQGKVNNITIDKCTKMGVVFTDVVAAFEVVNCNGVEVQCQGSAPTISVDNTTGCQLYLSKDSLETSITTAKSSEINILVPGAGPDSDWGEHALPQQFSHVYKDGHFVTTPVSHSGG comes from the exons atggATGAGAAGTTGATACAGCGATTAGAGTCCGCCGTGTCGCGGCTGGAGTCGCTGTCCGTCGGCGGCGGAGCTCCGGTTGGAGACGGCGGAGATGCGGCGGCGTTAGATCCGTCGATTATTGCGTTTGACGATCTGAGGTCACAGTTCGTAGGGAGAGTACGGAGTGCTGCAGAGAAGATTGGTGGACAAGTTTTAGATGTTACGAAGATTGTTGAAGAAGCTTTTCAAGCTCAAAGACAACTTCTTATCAAAATTAAGGAAACTCAG AAACCTGACATGTCTGGTTTGGCTGAGTTTCTTAAGCCTCTGAATGATGTGATTGTGAAAGCTACAAAAATGACAGAAGGTCGGCGATCTGATTTCTTCAACCACTTGAAGGCTGCTGTTGATAGTCTAACAGCCCTGGCATGGATCGCTTACACTGGAAAAGATTGTG GTTTGAGCATGCCTATTGCACACGTGGAAGAAAGTTGGCAGATGGCTGAATTTTACAATAACAAG GTCCTTGTGGAGTTCAGAAACAAAGACCCGAATCATGTTGAATGGGCAAAAGCCTTGAAAGAGCTTTATCTTCCTGGCTTGCGGGATTATGTTAAGAGTCACTATCCATTGGGCCCTGTATGGAGTGCTACAGGGAAAGTTGCTGTATCTGCACCACCAAAATCTCCCGCACCAAGTCGTCCTATGCCGCCCCCTCCACCACCAGCTTCTCTATTCAGCTCTGAATCTCCCCAGGCTTCATCATCACGCCCGAAGAAAGGGATGGCAGCTGTTTTTGATGAAATTAATTCGGGGAAGCCAGTGACCGGTG GATTGAGAAAGGTGACAGATGATATGAAGACAAAGAACCGCACAGACAGAACCGGGGTCATTAGTGCAGGAGAAAAAGAAGGCCGTGTTAGCTCACCCTCTTTCTCTAAAGCTGGACCTCCAAAACTGGAGCTTCAGATGGGTCGTAA ATGGGTGGTTGAGAATCAAATAGGAAGAAAGAATCTAGTCATTGATGATTGCGATGCAAAGCAATCTGTCTATATTTTTGGGTGCAAAGATTCAGTTCTGCAGATCCAAG GGAAAGTCAACAACATAACAATTGATAAATGCACTAAAATGGGAGTCGTATTCACG GATGTTGTTGCAGCTTTTGAGGTTGTCAACTGCAATGGTGTGGAGGTGCAATGTCAG GGTTCAGCCCCGACAATTTCAGTTGATAATACAACTGGATGCCAATTATACTTGAGCAAAGATTCTTTGGAGACTTCCATTACAACAGCTAAGTCAAGtgaaattaatattttggttcCTGGTGCAGGGCCGGATAGCGATTGG GGTGAGCACGCTTTACCGCAGCAGTTTTCTCATGTATATAAGGACGGCCACTTTGTGACCACACCTGTCTCCCATTCAGGAGGTTAA
- the LOC132606565 gene encoding NADH dehydrogenase [ubiquinone] iron-sulfur protein 8, mitochondrial: MAAILARKSLSALRSRQLVLAGQALQGTNGHSGTLLGSRSFATKHSFSTDKDDEEREQLAKELSKDWNSVFERSINTLFLTEMVRGLMLTLKYFFEKKVTINYPFEKGPLSPRFRGEHALRRYPTGEERCIACKLCEAICPAQAITIEAEEREDGSRRTTRYDIDMTKCIYCGFCQEACPVDAIVEGPNFEFATETHEELLYDKEKLLENGDRWETEIAENLRSESLYR; this comes from the exons GTTTTGGCAGGACAGGCACTGCAAGGGACTAATGGCCACAGTGGAACTCTGCTTGGTAGCAGATCATTTGCTACCAAGCATTCGTTTTCTACTGACAAAG ATGATGAAGAAAGAGAGCAGCTAGCAAAGGAGTTGTCAAAAGATTGGAATTCAG TTTTTGAGCGAAGCATCAATACACTATTTTTGACTGAAATGGTTCGAGGTCTGATGCTGACTCTCAAGTACTTCTTTGAGAAGAAAGTAACG ATTAACTATCCTTTTGAAAAGGGCCCTTTAAGCCCCCGTTTCCGTGGGGAACATGCTCTTCGACGCTATCCAACTGGAGAGGAAAGATGCATTGCATGTAAACTTTGTGAAGCT ATTTGTCCTGCTCAAGCTATCACTATCGAGGCCGAGGAGCGAGAGGATGGGAGTCGTCGGACAACTAG GTATGATATTGACATGACAAAATGCATTTACTGTGGATTCTGCCAAGAAGCCTGCCCTGTTGATGCAATTGTTGAAGGGCCCAACTTTGAATTTGCAACTGAAACTCATGAG GAACTTCTTTACGACAAGGAGAAGCTTCTTGAGAATGGTGATCGATGGGAAACTGAGATTGCAGAGAATCTGAGATCTGAAAGCCTCTACCGCTGA
- the LOC132606563 gene encoding putative proline-rich receptor-like protein kinase PERK6, giving the protein MSSSKSKESPPSSSSSSSHNNSSLSSLSKDSNSQSSSSNEGSSPSGDSTNSSNDNNDNNNNNNNNNDNNNNDNNKSQPSPKSSNSSKGGSQSSPPPPPPPPDSHSRHKSPPLPKHSSHDSDSSDNNNHDKTLLIGIGVAAGLLFLLSLVCLISWCKKKRRRPRDHMGLYMDNSYRAKRDDYYNNEKQGNWNKNVQSTEHVVKIPPPTNSAGVSSEYNWPIAPPSPPPPMSNSSSRNFSGTQHSTTRSANFSGTQHQQRQQKNPNPRPPNPSNISFGFNQSSLTYDDLATATGGFSKANLLGQGGFGVVHKGVLPNGKEVAVKSLKSNSGQGEREFQAEVETISRVNHRHLVSLVGYCISGSQRMLVYEFIPNNTLEYHLHGPGNPVMDFPTRLKIAIGAAKGFAYIHEDCHPRIIHRDIKGANILLDNNFEAKVADFGLAKLAADNFTHVSTRIMGTFGYLAPEYASTGKLTEKSDVYSYGIMLLELITGRRPIDLNSDGDNLVDWARPILDRATEGGNYDELIDPRLEEKFDGQQMLCMVICAAASIKHSAKRRPKMSQIVRTLEGDVSLLDDLNKGSTPGHSGIPGSGESSECEGGSYGIKLKKSEISSDEFTGSEHGSTGEFVHSK; this is encoded by the exons atgtcttCGTCAAAATCTAAGGAATCTCCaccttcttcctcctcctcctcgtcACACAATAACTCTTCATTATCCTCTTTATCCAAGGATTCAAATTCTCAATCTTCTTCGTCTAACGAGGGCTCATCACCATCCGGAGATAGTACTAACTCTTCTAATGATAACAAcgacaataacaataacaataataataacaatgataataacaacaatgataataataagTCTCAACCTTCACCAAAATCGTCAAATTCATCTAAGGGAGGATCACAATCATCTCCGCCCCCTCCACCGCCCCCACCCGACTCTCATTCAAGACATAAGTCACCACCGCTACCAAAACATTCTTCACATGATAGTGACTCATCTGACAACAATAATCATGACAAAACGCTTCTTATAGGAATTGGTGTTGCTGCTGGATTATTATTTCTTCTATCGCTAGTTTGCCTCATATCTTGGtgtaaaaagaaaaggaggaGGCCACGTGATCATATGGGCTTATACATGGACAATTCTTATAGAGCCAAGA GAGATGACTATTATAACAATGAAAAACAAGGGAATTGGAACAAGAATGTCCAATCTACAGAACATGTTGTTAAGATTCCCCCTCCAACTAACAGTGCTGGAGTCAGCTCCGAATATAATTGGCCGATAGCACCACCATCGCCGCCACCACCAATGAGCAACTCGAGCTCTAGAAATTTCTCCGGCACACAACATAGCACCACGAGGTCTGCTAATTTCTCTGGCACacaacaccaacaacgacaacaaaaAAACCCTAATCCACGGCCTCCAAATCCATCAAATATAtcttttggttttaaccaaagtAGTTTAACTTATGATGACTTAGCAACTGCAACTGGAGGATTTTCTAAGGCCAATCTTCTTGGACAAGGTGGTTTTGGAGTTGTACATAAAGGGGTTTTACCTAATGGTAAAGAGGTCGCTGTAAAAAGTTTAAAATCAAACAGCGGACAAGGAGAGAGGGAATTTCAAGCTGAGGTTGAAACTATAAGCCGTGTCAATCATCGACATCTTGTGTCTTTAGTTGGTTATTGCATTTCTGGATCTCAAAGGATGCTTGTCTATGAGTTTATTCCTAACAACACTCTTGAATATCACCTTCAtg GACCTGGTAACCCAGTTATGGATTTCCCTACGAGGCTTAAAATTGCAATAGGAGCAGCCAAAGGGTTTGCTTATATTCATGAAGATT GCCACCCTCGCATTATTCACAGAGACATTAAAGGTGCAAATATCCTACTGGACAACAACTTCGAAGCCAAG GTGGCTGATTTTGGGTTAGCTAAGCTTGCAGCCGATAATTTTACTCATGTGTCTACCCGTATCATGGGAACTTTTGG GTACTTGGCACCAGAGTACGCTTCAACCGGCAAGTTGACCGAAAAATCTGATGTATATTCTTATGGTATTATGCTTCTGGAACTTATAACTGGACGTCGTCCAATAGATCTCAACAGTGACGGTGACAACTTAGTTGATTGG GCTAGGCCAATTCTCGATCGTGCAACAGAGGGTGGAAATTATGATGAGTTAATAGATCCACGCTTGGAAGAAAAATTTGATGGCCAGCAAATGCTATGCATGGTCATTTGTGCCGCTGCATCCATCAAACATTCTGCAAAGAGACGTCCAAAAATGAGTCAA ATTGTACGTACTTTAGAAGGCGATGTTTCTTTATTGGATGATTTAAATAAAGGATCAACACCAGGTCATAGTGGAATACCTGGATCAGGCGAAAGTTCAGAATGTGAGGGAGGTTCATATGGGATTAAGTTGAAGAAATCTGAAATATCAAGTGATGAATTCACAGGTAGTGAACATGGATCGACTGGTGAGTTTGTCCATTCCAAGTAA